A genome region from Bradyrhizobium commune includes the following:
- a CDS encoding (2Fe-2S)-binding protein: MFKRSEQDKRPQVQIFVDGVAVAARQGDTVSAALLASSQDVRRSTAVSGAPRLPYCMMGVCFDCLVTIDGIGNRQGCLVPVAEGMQIEIQKGKREIGR; this comes from the coding sequence ATGTTCAAGAGATCCGAACAGGACAAGCGACCGCAGGTCCAGATTTTCGTCGATGGCGTTGCCGTCGCGGCGCGCCAGGGCGACACGGTGTCCGCTGCGCTGCTGGCATCCAGTCAAGACGTACGGCGCTCGACCGCGGTGAGCGGCGCGCCGCGACTGCCCTATTGCATGATGGGCGTGTGTTTCGACTGCCTCGTCACCATCGACGGCATCGGCAACAGACAAGGCTGCCTCGTGCCCGTTGCCGAAGGCATGCAGATCGAGATCCAGAAGGGCAAGCGGGAGATCGGACGATGA
- a CDS encoding NAD(P)/FAD-dependent oxidoreductase — protein MTVAPMREDYDVVVIGAGPAGLAAAATSAEAGLSTLLLDENIGPGGQVFRAICSTPVTERSQLGADYWVGADLVQSLRVSNAEVIHRATVWSLDRNLEIAVSIGGASAFVKAKRVILATGALERPFPIPGWTLPGVMTAGAAQTMLKSSALVPDGRTVIAGQGPLLWLLAAQILRLGGRIDRILDTTERGNYFAALPHAFAFLTSPYFTKGLSMMREVKAKVQFVSGVTELTAIGDGQLANVSYVAGGKRETIPVDLLLLHQGVVPNVNLAMSAGVEHRWDDLQLCWSPVLDASGNSSVAGISIAGDGAGIGGANAAVVRGRIAARAAVEALAPAAAAKLPEMANLRIDHAKAERGRVFLDTLFRPAPQFRVPSGDTIVCRCEEVTARDVLDSVAIGATGPNQLKAYRRTGMGPCQGRLCGLTVTELMAQARGKSPQEIGYYRLRAPVKPITLAELAAVPKSEADVKAVVRG, from the coding sequence ATGACTGTGGCTCCCATGCGCGAAGACTACGACGTCGTGGTGATCGGCGCCGGCCCCGCGGGCCTCGCTGCCGCCGCGACCTCCGCGGAGGCAGGTCTCTCGACGCTGCTGCTCGACGAGAATATCGGTCCCGGTGGCCAGGTGTTTCGCGCGATCTGCTCGACGCCTGTGACTGAGCGCAGCCAACTCGGCGCCGATTATTGGGTCGGTGCAGATCTCGTGCAGTCGCTGCGTGTGAGCAATGCTGAGGTCATCCATCGTGCCACGGTCTGGAGCCTCGACCGCAATCTCGAGATTGCCGTCTCCATCGGCGGCGCCTCCGCCTTCGTCAAGGCCAAGCGCGTGATCCTCGCGACCGGCGCGCTGGAGCGGCCGTTCCCGATTCCCGGTTGGACCTTGCCGGGCGTGATGACCGCGGGCGCGGCGCAGACCATGCTGAAATCGTCGGCGCTGGTCCCTGACGGCCGCACGGTGATCGCGGGGCAGGGACCCTTGCTCTGGCTGCTCGCCGCACAGATCCTGCGCCTCGGTGGCCGCATCGACCGCATCCTCGATACCACGGAGCGCGGCAATTATTTCGCTGCGCTGCCTCATGCCTTCGCCTTCCTGACCTCGCCCTACTTCACCAAGGGCCTGTCGATGATGCGCGAGGTGAAGGCGAAGGTGCAGTTTGTCTCCGGCGTCACCGAGCTTACAGCAATTGGCGACGGCCAGCTCGCTAACGTGAGCTATGTCGCTGGCGGCAAGCGCGAGACCATTCCCGTTGATCTCCTGCTGCTGCATCAGGGCGTCGTGCCCAATGTCAATCTGGCGATGTCGGCAGGTGTCGAGCATCGTTGGGACGATCTGCAATTGTGCTGGTCGCCTGTGCTGGATGCGAGCGGCAATTCGTCGGTCGCCGGCATTTCGATCGCCGGCGATGGTGCGGGCATCGGCGGTGCAAATGCCGCGGTGGTGCGTGGCCGCATCGCGGCGCGCGCCGCAGTGGAGGCGCTGGCGCCCGCAGCTGCTGCGAAGCTACCGGAAATGGCAAATCTCCGTATCGATCACGCCAAAGCTGAACGCGGTCGAGTGTTCCTCGACACGCTGTTCCGGCCCGCGCCGCAGTTCCGCGTTCCCTCGGGCGACACCATCGTCTGTCGTTGCGAAGAGGTCACCGCAAGGGACGTTCTCGATTCCGTCGCGATCGGCGCGACCGGGCCGAACCAGCTCAAGGCTTATCGCCGCACCGGCATGGGCCCATGCCAGGGCCGCCTCTGCGGCCTCACCGTCACTGAGCTGATGGCGCAGGCGCGCGGCAAGAGTCCGCAGGAGATCGGCTACTACCGGCTGCGCGCGCCGGTGAAGCCGATCACGCTTGCCGAGCTCGCCGCCGTTCCGAAGAGCGAGGCCGACGTCAAGGCCGTGGTGCGCGGATGA
- a CDS encoding NAD(P)/FAD-dependent oxidoreductase gives MSKNVDAIVIGGGIHGCSTTLHLRLAGLKPVLIEKDYAGRHASGVNAGGVRQLARHIPEIPLSIRSMGIWEKISDLLDDDCSFESYGQVLVAENEDELAVCRARVAELNALGFTHEELIDAAELRRLVPAVAETCPGGVVSRRDGAANPAQTTTAFRRKAQQLGATVREGVAASNIRYSDGLWHVDVGTETYAAPVLVNAAGAWGGKIAADLGEPVPVETVAPMLMITSRVPHFIDPVVILRGRKLSFKQFKNGTVLIGGGHLATPYQDRNETVLDWKSLAISARTVFELFPVMRDATIMRAWAGIEAKMKDDIPVFGPSSRHKGLYHQFGFSLHGFQLGPGAGAVMAELIVNGGTQTRVSDLGIDRFSH, from the coding sequence ATGAGCAAAAACGTGGATGCGATCGTCATTGGCGGCGGCATCCACGGATGCTCGACCACGCTGCATCTTCGCCTTGCCGGCCTGAAGCCGGTGCTGATCGAGAAGGACTATGCCGGCCGACACGCCTCCGGCGTCAATGCCGGCGGTGTTCGCCAGCTCGCGCGGCATATCCCGGAGATCCCGCTCTCGATTCGCTCGATGGGAATCTGGGAGAAGATTTCGGACCTTCTCGACGACGATTGCAGTTTTGAGAGCTACGGCCAGGTGCTGGTCGCGGAGAACGAGGACGAGCTCGCGGTCTGCCGCGCGCGTGTCGCCGAGCTTAACGCGCTCGGCTTCACCCATGAAGAGCTGATCGACGCGGCCGAGCTGCGGCGGTTGGTGCCGGCGGTCGCCGAGACGTGTCCGGGCGGCGTGGTCTCGCGCCGCGATGGCGCGGCCAATCCTGCGCAGACGACGACGGCATTCCGGCGAAAAGCGCAACAGCTCGGCGCGACCGTGCGCGAAGGCGTGGCCGCCAGCAATATCCGATACAGCGACGGTCTCTGGCATGTCGATGTCGGGACCGAGACCTACGCCGCGCCGGTGCTCGTCAATGCCGCGGGCGCGTGGGGCGGCAAGATCGCGGCTGATCTCGGCGAGCCCGTTCCGGTCGAGACCGTGGCGCCGATGCTGATGATCACCTCGCGCGTGCCCCACTTCATCGATCCAGTCGTGATCCTGCGCGGGCGAAAGCTCTCCTTCAAGCAGTTCAAGAACGGCACGGTGCTGATCGGCGGCGGTCATCTGGCAACGCCCTATCAGGACCGCAACGAGACGGTCCTGGACTGGAAGAGCCTTGCCATCAGCGCTCGTACCGTGTTCGAGCTGTTTCCCGTCATGCGCGATGCGACGATCATGCGGGCCTGGGCCGGCATCGAAGCCAAGATGAAGGACGACATCCCCGTGTTCGGTCCCAGCAGCCGGCACAAGGGGCTCTATCACCAGTTCGGCTTCTCGCTGCACGGCTTTCAGCTCGGCCCCGGCGCCGGCGCCGTGATGGCGGAGCTGATCGTCAATGGCGGCACCCAGACCCGCGTCAGCGATCTCGGCATCGACCGCTTCAGCCACTAG